The sequence TAGTGGGGAGCTCCCCTGTGAAGCTGCTTTACTCTCTTCTTGAAAAGCTGAAAAAAGAGGGGAGTAAAGACGAATACACTGTCTATGACTACGAATGTATAGAGAAAAGTCCGTCCGATCAGAAATATATAATGATGATAACTATGCTGGGCGTGAAATATGTCAGCGCCCATTCCCTGATACCTGACAGAAGCACAGGCAGTTATTACAGCAGGTTTGAGAAGTGCCGCATTTTCCGTGAAAGGATCATGAATGACGGCATCGATCAGCTTATCATGTGCAACAACAGGGAGATATTCAACTTTCTGTTCGCCTGCCGCACAGCGCCGGAGCAGGTCTACTGGTGCCACGGCAATTTCGAGTACGATGTGGACGGTATAGACAGGCGCATAACCCATATCGGAACAAATATGCAGGAGAATGAACTGGAGTTTGAGCGGTTTCCCCTGAAGCAGAGTGATATTTTCTTTGCCGAGGAACAGCAGGCTCTGAAAAAGAGGTCGGCGGAGATACGGAAAAAATTCCCCGAAGGAGCTGTTGTTTTCGGCAGCATCGGCAGGCTTATCAAACTGGAGGGGGAAGGCTATCTGGAGACAGTCGCTGAGATAATGCTCGCCTGCCCTGACTCTGTTTACGCTGCCTGCGGAGACGGAGGCACGGATAACATACTGCCGAAACTGAAAGAATACGGGCTTGAAAACCGCTTCTTTTTCGAGGGGAGGGTGGAGCCGCAGGTTTATGCCTATGTGGTAGATGTTTATCTGAGCACATTCCCCTCCCCCAGCGGCGAGGCTTTTAACGAGTATGAAAAACTGAATAACGGAGCCGGAGGTGTGGCGCTGAGAGATTTATCCGGCGGCAGGGTTCACATAGAGGAATATAAAGCAAAAGCGCTGGAATATTACCGACTGCATAAAAAATACGGACGTGAGGCAGTCAGGCAGATATATTGCATAAACGGCGGAAACCGGGCTCTGAACGGGGCTTCGGTAATAGTTAAGAGCATAAGGGCAAGCGCCGCAGAGTTAAGGGGAAAATATCCGGCGGGGGCTGTCTTTATAGGCTTGAACGGAAGTATAAAACACGCGGATGAGAGGCTGAAGAGCTTTCTCCGACAGCTTGAAAATGCTGTGATTGTGTACACAGACAATGCCGATGGAGAGCTGTTCGCCCCTTTAGGGGAGAGGGCTGTTCATCGGCAGTTCGGCTCAGTGAGCGCTTATATACGTGGTCATCTTTATAATATTTATATGGTACATTATTCGGCTGAGCCTCAGGCTCAGCTTATAAAGCTTTTACAGGCTTGCTGTGTGCCTGTTCTGCTCCCATATGTGCGGAAATTTATCAGTGAGGCTGATTTCAGTTTCGGCAAGGCTGAACAGCATTCATATGAGTATTGCTTTACCCTTATGTTCGCAGGGCTGTACGATGAGCTTAAAGAGATTCTGCATCTTCACAGGGACGTTTCCGCAACAGGGGATATTGAAGCGCTGTTTCTGCGGAATTATCTTCGCTTGAGTGAAGGTGCTGAAATTGCAGAAGAGGAGTTCCTGCCCGGCAGCTTTATGACAGGAAAAAATATTACGGTACAAAAACTCCGTCCGCTTCTGATGCTCATGTTCAAATATCTTGAGCGTGACAAAACGCCCGAAGGCGACCGCAGAGTGGTGGGGCTGCTGAGGGACATGATGCTGATGGAACATGCCGCAGGGAATCTTGATCCCACGGGGCTGGATTTTCTGATTCGTGCACTTATCCACGGCGGCAGAGCGGAAGAGGCAGCAGAGATTCTGGCAAGGGAGACTGCCGCCGGAAATATAAAAAACGAGCAGTACATTCTTTATTCGGCTCTTTTTGTTTTGTACGGAGACCTGAGTGAGGCAAGACAGTTTATGGAAAAGGCGGATACTGACTGCGTTCTTTCTCCGCTTTCTCTTCTTCAGGCTGCGTTCGTGAAGGTTTTTCTGGCGGATTTTGAATCTGCCCACGCTTTTATGGGGCGGCTGTATGAGGAAGATAAGGACATTTTTTCAAATACCAATCTGCCGTCATTGTATTTTCTTCTTGCGCTGGTTTCCGGAGGGCTGAGGTATGGGGACGCGGAGAGGCTTCGTGACTCTTTCGCCCGTCAGGATAATTTTTATACATACAGGGAACACTTATGGGATAGGATACCTGTTGCTGAGAATGCTTTTCAGGCTCACTATTTCACCGGAATTTACGATACATAGCTTATCTCTATCTTTACAGAAACGGAGTGTTTTTTGAACGGATTCATTGAAACGCTTTTCGGCTCAATGCCTGCCGATTTTGGCTGGCTTGAGAAGCTGAAACAGGCTGCTGACGCAGAACCTGTTGAACTTTTTGAGGCTGAAACAGCCGCGGAAAATATATATAAAACAGATGATGAATATAAAAACGCTCTATCCCGCCTTGCTTATTATCTCGCCTATGCGGAGCAGTATGATGAGGCTCTCAGACTGTTTGAAAAGGATGCCAAATCCGGCAGGCAAACATGGTGGGGAAAGCTCCGCCATGCTGAATGTATTGCACTGAGCGGTGACGCTGCCACTGCTTCCGCAATGGTTCAGGAAACATACTCAGAATCTCCCGCAGCAGTGAACGGCTTCGGTCATATGGGGTGGGCTCTTCTCCGCACCGGAAAGGCTGAACGCGCGGAAGTTATTGAAATTGTAAAAAGGGATATTGAACTCGGCCGCATTACAAACGGATTTAAGCTTGTGGCTGGGCGGATTATTGCGCCTGTGCAGGCAGACATGGCGGAAAAGCTGATTAACGAGGCATACAGTGCAGATTCCTCCCTGAAAGACGGTTTTTACCTTATTGCCGTTGAGTTTATGCGGGAGAAAGACTATGCCGTTGCCCTCAGATGGTTTGAAAAGGACGATGCCGGCGGCAGAATGTCATCGGAACAAAGGCTGAAATATGCGGAGATTCTCGCCCGCACAGGCAGAATGCCCGATGCTGAGAGAAATGTTGAAGCGGCATATGAGTCTGATGCTTTACTGAAAGACGGATACTCACGGCTGCTCAGATTTTCCTCAGTATTTGATGCACCCCGTTTTGCTCATCTTCTGGCTGAGGAAAAAAGACGCGGACGCTCCACGGGCATTTATGCTGAGGCTGATGCCGAGAGGCTGTCAGAAAACTATGGTTTGCTTGCGGATATTGAACGAGCGGAAAAACGGTTCGGAATATCTGTGGGTTTGCAGTATGTAGCTCTGGAAAAAATGGTTCGGGAAAATGCCGGAGCGGGTTTCGCTGATGTCCTTGGTTTCAGGCTGAAAATTGTCAGTCCTTTTGATGTCCTTGTGCAGTTCAGGGAGATCTTCCTTGAAGAAAACTACTATTTTACCAGCGAGAAGGAAGCACCTTTCATAATAGACGGCGGTGCGAATGCGGGAATGGCACTTGCCTATTTCAAATGGCTTTATCCCTCATCTGCTATAGCCGCTTTTGAACCGAACCCTGAGCTTTATGAAATCTGTAAGGAAAATATAGAAACCAACGGATGGGAGAGTGTTACCCTGCATCCTTACGCATTGAGTGATTCCGAAGGGACGGCGCAGTTTACCGTTTACCCGTCCATGCCTATGGGCTCAGGGCTTGCGGGGAGGTTTTCCGCCCTTGAATCACGCAGGATAGATGTTAAAACCGTTCGTTTAAGCGGGTACATGAGCGAATATACAGATTTTCTTAAGCTGGATATAGAGGGCGCTGAGGAAGCTGTGCTTAGGGAAGCGGCGGACAGCCTGAGTGAAAACTGCGGGTCAGGCTTCATTGAGTATCATTATGATTCTGAAACTGCGGAGAACAGTTTGGGAAGTATTCTACATCTTCTCGAAGATAAAGGGTTTGCGTATGAAATACGCAGCATGCACATCCGGCGTAAGAATGCCGCTCCTGCTGACAAATGGTCTATGAATATCTTTTTTACATCACGGAGAAAATCGGATGACTGAGCCGAATGATATAAAGGTGGTGAATCCAGAATTCAGACATTATGCGGAACCGGACAGCAGGGTGCTTGATATTCTGATGCTGTCTGTTTCAGAATGGAAGGCTATGCCCTTTTATGCCAGAGTTCACGCCAACGAGTTTTACCTTCTTCTGTGTTCGCTTGATATTAAACCCCGCCATATTCTGGAATGGGGCAGCGGGTATTCCACCTATCTTTTCAGCTATTTTGCAGGCATATGGGGTACGGAGTATATTCTGAGCATAGACGATAACAAAAAATATCAGGATGATATTCTGGAGAAATTAAGACCCTCTCAGCCGTATCTGGAGGCTTGCAGCATTTCTCAGACAGGGCAGATATGGCCTTGGGATGCCGAGGAATACAATTATGCGACATTTCCCTTTTCAACAGGTAAAAAATTTGATCTTGTGTTTGTGGACGGAAGAAGGCGGAACGAATGTATGTTTGCGGCCAGCAGGTTCCTTGCCGAAAAGGGGCTCGTAATCCTGCATGATTCATGGCGGAAACGTTATGAACTCGGAATGAGCCTCTTCAGGAAAATCAAAATATTTGATGAGTATACGATAATGGTAAACAGAAATACAACATGAGCAGAACGCCATTAACCTTTTGTATTTTTCAGTCCCGGAGTTTATGTGAGAGAAAAATCTGCGATGCGTAAAGAACCAGTGAGTGCTAAGGGAGAGCTTCTGCCGTTATTCGATCTATATGAAAACTTCCCCGATCTTTCCTATGGCGTAACCCGAAGCGATATATCTCCATTATTTTTCAGTTTTGAAGAGTGAGGAATATTTATGAATAATATCGATATTGAAAGCATTATCTTCTCCTCAGCCAGCCCTTCGTTCAGCGATATTCAGGCATTCAGGGCGATTATTCGGAAGTCCGGCGGAAGTGTGATTCAGGATGCGGAATATATAATCAGAAAAAGGTATGACTCGGATCCCGGTTCTGCCGACTGTTTTTCAAGACTGGGATATTTCCTCATGAACTGCGGAATACATGAACGTGCGCTCGATTTCTTTCAAAGAGATGCGTCTGAAAAGAGACAGAAATGGTGGGGAGCCTTGAGACATGCGGAATGTATGGCTTTCTGTGGACGAGAAATTGACGCGCTGAACATGGTGGAGAGCATTTACGGAGACCATCCCGAAGCTGTTAACGGGTACGGGCATATAGCTTATAATCTCTTTAAGAGAAAAAGAGCTTCAGCTTTATCCGCAGCAGGGCTTGCTGACAGGGATCTCTGTTCCGGCAGAATGAGCAAGGGGTTTAAGGTCATCGCAGCGCAGATATATGCTTACACTGAGCCGGAAAAAGCAGCACAAATATCTTTGGAAGCTTTTGCTGGTGACAAAAGTCTCAGTGGTGGACTTTATAATGTCGCTGATGCCCTGCGGACTGCGGGTTCGGCAGATGAGGCTGACAAAATGCTCCGAACCGCCGGACTTGAAACCGCGAATTTTCTAAAGGATTCCACAGGCAAGACTGAAGTGCCTGTACAGGAAGACAAACCTGTTTTCAGACATCCTGAACCGAAGGAGTTCCCTTCGGAAGTCTCCTTTTCCAGAGACAGAGTGTTTGATGTGCTGGAGGATCTGAAAGAGTTTACCGGACTACAGGAAGTGGCTTTGCTGGAGTTATTATACCGCAGGGAGAATCTGTCTTTTATGGATGAGTGGTCATCCACTCCGAAAATTCTGCGTGAAGACCACTGGTTTTATCTTTCATCAAAGTTTTATCTCTTCGCCAACTCCATCCACAGGCATGCGCCGGGTTGCGGCGTTTTGGAGCCGTCAATTTTCAGAAGCATTGTTCCTGTTGGCGGAAGAGTTCTTGATTATGCGGGGGGGACGGGAAATGCGGCGCTCAGCATGGCAGCAATGGGGTATATAACCCATTACAGGGAGCTTTCAGCACTTCAATCTGCTTTCGTCCGTTTCAGGAGAGATAAATACGGTATCGGGCTGACAGTTCATGACTGGTGGGCGGAACTGCCTGAAAGTTATTTCGATTTTGTGAGCTTTGATTCAATAGGTCATGTGATAGATCAGGATAAAGAGCTTCGCAGGATAGCGAGAACACTCAAAAAGGGCGGGGCGCTCTTCCTTGAGCTGGTAGATTTCTCTGTTCCGGCTTTATTTCCGTCCGATGACCCGCGCAGGTGGGAGTATGCGGAGAATGAGCAGAATATGCACGTGCCCAATCAGCTTGGGGAGATAGGAAAGTATATGTCGCGCTCCGGTTTTGAATGGAACGGTATTGTATGGATAAAGACAGTATAGATCTATGAAAATATACTTTGCGGGGAATCAGGTCTGCATGAAGCGCGGGCTTGATACGGAACGCTTTAAGAGATACTTCGCCGCCAACGGATGGACAGAGGCGGAAACAGCGGAGAGTGCTGACGCGGTTATAGCCGTTACATGCGCCTTTGTCTCGTCATACACCGCAACTGCTGTGGGTATGCTTGAGGAACTCAAAAAACAGGGCAAAAGGCTGATAGTTTACGGCTGTCTGCCGGATATGGCACATGATGAGTTTGAGAAGGTTTTCAGAGGCGAATTTTTCAGCACAAAAAATCCGGAAAGGATAGAAGAGTTTTTCCCTGAATTTACCGTGAAACTCTGTGATGTTCCGGATTCGTTCGAGCCGGATATTAGTGTTATGAGGTCTTTTGATCCTTATGCGCTGAACCCGGTTGAAGTGCGGAACAATGTAAAATCGAGAAAGCCCGCGCCGATTCTCAGGATAAGCGAAGGGTGCAATAACTCTTGCAGCTACTGCTCCCACCCTATGGCTCTTGGGCGCCTGAAAAGCAAGCCCCTTGAGGAATGCGTGAGCGATTATCTGCGCATACTTGACTGCGGGCATAAACGGGTAACAATTCATGCAAATGATCCTGCCTCCTACGGAGAGGACATAGGGCTGAGCTATCCTGAACTGCTGAACGCACTGGATAAAGCTTCCGATGATGAAAGTGTAAAGTGGAGCCTCAATGACGTGCACCCTCGTTATCTGCTGAAATACGGTGCTGAAATCATCCGGTTTATTCAAAAAGGGCGGGTGGTTCAGATAGGTATTCCATTGCAGTCAGGCAGTCCGGAAGTGTTGAGGCGGATGAACAGAGTTTATGATATAGAGAAAGTGACGGAGATGCTTTGCAGATTGCGAACTGAAAAACCTGAGCTTGTGATTTCAACCCATCTTATCGCTGGTTTTCCCTGTGAAACTGAAGAGGATATTGAACTTACAGCGGATATTTTCAGGAAAGTAAAAATAGATTCTGCCTTCATTTTCAGATATTCTGCAAATAAAGGTACAAGGGCGGCTGGGCTGACAGGACAGCTCAGTCCGGCGGATATAGCTGAAAGACAAATGCTTCTGGCTGAAAAAATATCAGCACACGGATGCAGAACAGAGATCTTTTTATAAGGGAATTCATATGGACAACTGTGCAGGAATAAAAAAAGATGTTTACGGCAGAATAGTTCATTGTTCCATAGAATATACTATATACTCGTTTCTTAAGGCATACATGCCTGATTGCACCAAGTCAGCACAATTTTGAGCGGGAGAGAAAAATGTTTAAACGTAACGGTCTTTTATCAGTGCTTACCCATATAAAAAATAAGGGTGTAAATCCTCAGACGGTTATAGATGTGGGAGTGGCATACGGAACAAACGGACTGTACGGAGTCTTTGACTCTGTACGTTATCTTATGGTAGAGCCGCTGGAGGAGTACAAAGGGGTTCTGGATAAAATTGTATCTGAATATCCGGCAGTTTACACATTGTCTGCTGCCGGGAGCAGAGAAGGAAGCGTTACAATGAATGTGCATCCTGATATGAGTGGCTCATCTGTTTTGAAGGAGTCTGAGGGAGCTCATGTAGATGGGGTGGAAAGAACCGTTCCGGTGGTGACCTTGGACGGTGAAACTGAAAAATACGGTCTTAAGGGACCGTTTGTAATAAAGATCGATGTTCAGGGTTTTGAGCTTGAAGTGCTTAAAGGTGCAGAGAAAATTCTTAAAGAGACTGAAATCGTGATTATGGAGGTCTCTTTATTTCAGTTTTATAAAGAATCGCCAACATTTTTTGATGTGGTCGCATTTATGAATGAAAGAAATTTTTCTGTTTACGATATTTTCGGAGCCACATACAGGCCTCTGGATGATGCTCTGGGACAGGTTGATCTTGTTTTTGTCGCAAATGGAAGCGTATTGAGAGAAACACACCACTATGCATCCTTTGAACAACGCAAGACATTGACTGCCGAAAGAGTAAGAAAACTTAATCCAAATATATAAAAAGGTTTGATATATGGACAGAGCAACAGCATTGATCAGAGAAAAAATTAAGAAATGTGACGGCATAGATGAAAAGCTCTCCGTTCTCAAGGGAGCATACACCGGAAAAACGGCGTACATTCTGACCTGCGGGCCCTCTTTCGGGAACTACACTGCTGATTACCTTCGCAAGAGGCTAAAAGACGAACTCGTTGTCTCTGTGAAACAAACTTATGATACTGTTGGGAATATTGCTGATTTTCATTTGCTAAACTCATGGAATTATAAAAAATATGACTATGCAGAACCGCGCCCAATTTTGCTGGCGGAAAAGCATCCTGTAGACCCGGAGACCCCTTTTTTATTACCTGATCTTCTTTTCCCCCTGATTAATGCTGGTAGCGATTTGCCTCTTGAAGAAAAACTCCAGAAGAGACTGTGCGTTGCACAGAATTTTGAAGACTACCTGTTTGAAAAAACAATAAACCGCCCTCTTGGTCCCGGAATTGTCTATGAATTGGGTTTTTATCTGGCTGTCCATTTGGGAGTCAGTAAAATCATCATTGCCGGCTGGGACATAGGTATACCTGATTCGCAGATAATGCCCCATTTCTACAAAGAGGGTGAACACCTGATGCTCAATAAACTGCCATCAAATTTACTGAGAAAAGGTAAGCTCGTGACTTTGCAGCCCGGCGGAAAGAGCATTGTCAGAGATCTGGAAGATTCGGATCTTAAACTGATAAATACTCCCGGTTTTTATGATGATGAAGTGGAGAAAATTGCGGCCTCAACATCAGCGATGTATAAATGGCTTCTTTCAAAGGGTATTGAGCTTGAAATAGTTTCAGACCGCTCCCTTGCTTCTGATGAAATTCCGAGAAGTTTGCTTTAATTATTCGGAGAGTGTTTTCTGATGACTGACAGCCCCTTTATTTCCGTTCTTATCAACAACTACAACTACGGTCGCTTCATCACTCAGTGCGTGGAGAGCGTACTGAACCAGACTTACGGTAATTTTGAGCTTATAATTGTGGATGACGGTTCAAAAGATGATTCAGTAAGCGTGATAGATTCCTTCTCTGATCCGCGCATAATAAAGATATTCAAGAAAAACGGCGGACAGGCCTCTGCCTTTAACGCAGGCTTTGAGGCATCAAGGGGCGATATAATCGCCTTCTTAGACAGTGATGACTGGTGGATGCCCCACAAGCTTGAGACAATTGTTAAATGGGACAGGCTGTTGGATGGAAATTACGCTTTCCTTCAGCATATGGTGGATGTATGGGAAGATGGAAAAGTTTCTCCGCTGTACCCGACACTCTATTCGGGAAATATTCTTAATCATTATATAGAGAAAAGAGAACCTGTGCATTTTGTAGGTACATCAGGACTCTGTTTCAGAAGGGAGATTCTGAATAAGGTTATGCCTGTGCCTCCGCAGTTCAGAATCAGCGCAGACGGATTTCTCACCCGTGCCAGTATTTTTTTCGGAAATGTCGTCTCTATACCGGAATCTCTGGGCTATTACCGCAAGCATTCCAATGCCGTGTTCGGAAATACAGACCATAACAGAAATAATTTCAGAGAGAATATTCTTTTTCCGTTACTAAATGAATTCTATAAAAAAGAATGTATTGATTATCGATTCGGAGAACAGATGCTCCCGAAAAACACTGAGGCTGTATTTTACCCGGCTTTTCTGCGGCTTATGCTGAAGCTCAGACTGGATAAAATAACCGAAACTTATCCGAGAATTGCAATATTCGGTGCAGGGCGTCATACCGAGTGGCTCAGCGAATTCATTCCCGATTATAAAAAAGAGCATATAGCTGCGGTTTTGGACGATTATCCTGATGAAACGAAGATTTTCTGGGGGCTTACTCCGGTGAAGGCTTCTGAGTGGAACGCCGCACAGGCGGATGCCATAATCCTTTCGTCCGACTGCAAGCAGGATTTTTTTGCAAAAAGGTGTAAAGAACTGTATGGGGATTCTCTGCCGCTGCTAGATTTATACGATGGTCTGTCCCAAGGACCATACCCGAAATAAACTATGCCGGAGACTTTATGGCAGATAAATCGATTTTTAACATAAAAAAACTGAGACAACCCTTCAGCAGCAGTGATCTTCGTGCGCCTGCCGCTATAGTTTCCTTAATGGAGAAGCACTTCGGGAATAAAAAGGTCAGGATACTTGAGATAGGCGTTTTTAAGGCAGGCCTGACCAAGGTATTTGCTGAATCATCCCTTAATATTGAAGCTTACGATGGTGTTGACCCGTATCTTGGCTCTAAGGATGATCCTTATACCGGCTTGTACTGGGGAAATTCTTTAGAGGCCGGGTCGGTATATAAAAAAGCAAAAGAATACTACGATAACCAAGGATTCAGCCTTCATAGAATGACTTCTTCCGAGTATTTTGACAATTTTTTTGGCAAAAAGGAATATGATATTATTTATGTCGATGGGGATCATCGGTTTGAGTATGCGCTTCAGAATTTTGGAGAGTTTGTATATATGCTCTCGGAAGGCGGAATTCTCCTCATGGATGACTATGCAAATGTTGGAACGCCGGAAGTTACAAAAGCAGTAAATGAGTTCATCCACAGTTACAGAGATGTTATCGCAAGTATAGGCTATTATCTAAACGAGTTTCAGAATCCGGGCAAATATGTTCCGGTGTCACAAACGACAGTTTACTTAACTGTAAACAAAAATCTCCTTGAATCACAGAAACCCATAAGCTCCAAGCGCTATTATCTATCATCTTTTTTCAGGGATTTAACAGAGAATAAAGGCATCAGGCGATTGGCGATATTCGGTGCCGGAAGGCACACGGAATGGCTGGATAGACTCATGACATCATCACTGAGACCGGATATCGTCGCGGTTCTGGATGACAATCCTGACGAAACAAAAATGTTTTTCGGGAAAAAAACCATGAAGGCGGAGCTTTTCAACCCTTCAGACGCTGATGCGCTTCTGCTTTCAACAGATGTAAACCAAGCAGTATTCAGGGAAAGATGCATCAGTCTTTACGGTGATGCACTGCCGCTGTTAAATTTATACGACGATTTCCCTCTGCCTCAGAAGAAACCTAAGCACCATTGGGTGGAATACAGCGGTGAGAAAAATACTTCCCCCGCTTTGCCCGCCCTGACAGATTCATGCTCGGAAAGGATCATGTGGGCAGGTTTTTACAACAGATCATCAGATAAGAATATATTTATGGAATCTGTTATAAATCATTCTAAATCATCGCATTACTTATTACTCAACTTAGCATTAAATTTTCCGGATATAGCCTTACCCAATGCTTTTGTATTTAATGCGCCTGAAGCTGTGATAAAGTGTACTGAGCGAAGCTCAACTGTAAATCTTCCTGAAAACAGGAATATCAGGTATACTCTTGAAACCTATGCTGTACATCTTAAATATACACTCGAAGAGAACCACGACATCAGTTATGAACAGGCGCTTTCCGCTGTCGGACAAATGTACAGCTATGCGCTTAATATGCTGGAAAGCTATAAACCTGATATAGCAGTTATATGGAATGAGTTTCATCCTCTCTTCAAAGTAGCGAAACTAGCCTGTGATTTTACCGGTACAAAAACTGTCTATATGGAATTTGGCTGCCTGCCCGGAACTTTTCAATTTGATATTAAGGGGCAGATGGGGGAAAGCTGGATAGCCCTTAACACTGAGGCTTTCAACAGCCTGCATGTAGATGAGGCTGACTGCATAAAAGCAGTTAAGGCTATTGAATGTATAAAGAACACTGAAATGAACCGTGCGAAGCAGCCAAAAAGAGGTAGGCTCGGCAGGATGCTTGAAGGGATAGACAAAAAAATAGTTTTTGTCGCTGGTCATAATGATTACAGTTCCGGAATGTTCCCTTATGACATAGCTGCGTCCACGTTCCATTCCCCTTTTTACAGCAGTTCAGCCCATCTGTTTGAAGATATGGCGCAAAGAGCGGATTTGAACGGATGGTTCATGGTATTTAAGCCTCATCCTTATGCCAAAAGTTACCTGCCTGAGTTACTCAGGACTGAGCATTACATCATAGTTGATGATGTAAATGTGGAAGAATGTATTGATATTGCAGATGTCACGTTGACTGTTCTGTCGCAGATATCATATATGGCGTTGACCAGAGGGAAGCCTGTGGTTATGACAGGTTATAACCAGCTTAGGGATAAGGGCTGCTGTTACGAGGCATTCAGGACTGAAGATATTAACAGTGCCATTAACAGCGCCCTGATATACGGTTTTACAGATTTAATGAAGGAAAACTGGATAAAACATGCGGCGAGACTTCTGAAGTATTGCCTGTACTCTGATAATGAAGCATTATATGCTCTGCCCTCTGAAATATTTGCGAAGAGAATTCAGGCTCTTGCCCGACATAAAATGACCGATATTGAAATCATTAAACAAGAAATATAACATTACTTTGAGGCAATAAAAAAAGGAGCCGATATAATGAATAGCTTCACCTTTGAAAATTCGCCGTTCCTGAAGTTGAATGTATATGTTTGATAAATCAATTTTTAATATAGAAGAACTCTGTTCTCCGTCAAAGCCTTCCGAAGGGGCACGGGCTCCGGCAGGAATAGTCTCAGTGATGGAGAAATACTTCAGAGGAAATGAAGTGCGAATATTGGAAATAGGCGTTTTTAAGGCAGGGTTGACAAAGCTTTTTGCCAGTTCTTCCCTCAATATAATCAGCTATGACGGTGTTGATCCCTATCTTGGTTCAGATGCTGATCCGTACACCGGAGCATACTGGGATTCACCATCGGATGCTGATAAAATCTATTTATCTGCAAAGAAATACTATGACAGCAAAGGCTACAGTCTTCACCGGATGACATCTGCCGAATATTTTGATTTAGCATACAAAAGCAAAGAATACGACATCATATACGTGGACGGTGATCACCGGATGTATTACGCCATGCAGGATATGGAAGAATACATTCATCTGTTGGCAGAAAACGGGATTATGCTTGTGGATGATTATGGTAATGTGGATACTCCCGAAGTTACTCATGCGCTGAACAGGTTTATAGACAACCGCAGAGACGTAATAAAGGAAATAGGTTATTACATCAGCCTTTTTCAGAATGTTGGCAAATATATACCCGTTTCACAGACAACAGTGTACTTCACTGCTGATAAAGGCAGAC is a genomic window of Geovibrio thiophilus containing:
- a CDS encoding FkbM family methyltransferase, which translates into the protein MNGFIETLFGSMPADFGWLEKLKQAADAEPVELFEAETAAENIYKTDDEYKNALSRLAYYLAYAEQYDEALRLFEKDAKSGRQTWWGKLRHAECIALSGDAATASAMVQETYSESPAAVNGFGHMGWALLRTGKAERAEVIEIVKRDIELGRITNGFKLVAGRIIAPVQADMAEKLINEAYSADSSLKDGFYLIAVEFMREKDYAVALRWFEKDDAGGRMSSEQRLKYAEILARTGRMPDAERNVEAAYESDALLKDGYSRLLRFSSVFDAPRFAHLLAEEKRRGRSTGIYAEADAERLSENYGLLADIERAEKRFGISVGLQYVALEKMVRENAGAGFADVLGFRLKIVSPFDVLVQFREIFLEENYYFTSEKEAPFIIDGGANAGMALAYFKWLYPSSAIAAFEPNPELYEICKENIETNGWESVTLHPYALSDSEGTAQFTVYPSMPMGSGLAGRFSALESRRIDVKTVRLSGYMSEYTDFLKLDIEGAEEAVLREAADSLSENCGSGFIEYHYDSETAENSLGSILHLLEDKGFAYEIRSMHIRRKNAAPADKWSMNIFFTSRRKSDD
- a CDS encoding class I SAM-dependent methyltransferase, with product MTEPNDIKVVNPEFRHYAEPDSRVLDILMLSVSEWKAMPFYARVHANEFYLLLCSLDIKPRHILEWGSGYSTYLFSYFAGIWGTEYILSIDDNKKYQDDILEKLRPSQPYLEACSISQTGQIWPWDAEEYNYATFPFSTGKKFDLVFVDGRRRNECMFAASRFLAEKGLVILHDSWRKRYELGMSLFRKIKIFDEYTIMVNRNTT
- a CDS encoding class I SAM-dependent methyltransferase, whose amino-acid sequence is MNNIDIESIIFSSASPSFSDIQAFRAIIRKSGGSVIQDAEYIIRKRYDSDPGSADCFSRLGYFLMNCGIHERALDFFQRDASEKRQKWWGALRHAECMAFCGREIDALNMVESIYGDHPEAVNGYGHIAYNLFKRKRASALSAAGLADRDLCSGRMSKGFKVIAAQIYAYTEPEKAAQISLEAFAGDKSLSGGLYNVADALRTAGSADEADKMLRTAGLETANFLKDSTGKTEVPVQEDKPVFRHPEPKEFPSEVSFSRDRVFDVLEDLKEFTGLQEVALLELLYRRENLSFMDEWSSTPKILREDHWFYLSSKFYLFANSIHRHAPGCGVLEPSIFRSIVPVGGRVLDYAGGTGNAALSMAAMGYITHYRELSALQSAFVRFRRDKYGIGLTVHDWWAELPESYFDFVSFDSIGHVIDQDKELRRIARTLKKGGALFLELVDFSVPALFPSDDPRRWEYAENEQNMHVPNQLGEIGKYMSRSGFEWNGIVWIKTV
- a CDS encoding radical SAM protein produces the protein MKIYFAGNQVCMKRGLDTERFKRYFAANGWTEAETAESADAVIAVTCAFVSSYTATAVGMLEELKKQGKRLIVYGCLPDMAHDEFEKVFRGEFFSTKNPERIEEFFPEFTVKLCDVPDSFEPDISVMRSFDPYALNPVEVRNNVKSRKPAPILRISEGCNNSCSYCSHPMALGRLKSKPLEECVSDYLRILDCGHKRVTIHANDPASYGEDIGLSYPELLNALDKASDDESVKWSLNDVHPRYLLKYGAEIIRFIQKGRVVQIGIPLQSGSPEVLRRMNRVYDIEKVTEMLCRLRTEKPELVISTHLIAGFPCETEEDIELTADIFRKVKIDSAFIFRYSANKGTRAAGLTGQLSPADIAERQMLLAEKISAHGCRTEIFL
- a CDS encoding FkbM family methyltransferase, producing the protein MFKRNGLLSVLTHIKNKGVNPQTVIDVGVAYGTNGLYGVFDSVRYLMVEPLEEYKGVLDKIVSEYPAVYTLSAAGSREGSVTMNVHPDMSGSSVLKESEGAHVDGVERTVPVVTLDGETEKYGLKGPFVIKIDVQGFELEVLKGAEKILKETEIVIMEVSLFQFYKESPTFFDVVAFMNERNFSVYDIFGATYRPLDDALGQVDLVFVANGSVLRETHHYASFEQRKTLTAERVRKLNPNI
- a CDS encoding glycosyltransferase family 2 protein, with the translated sequence MTDSPFISVLINNYNYGRFITQCVESVLNQTYGNFELIIVDDGSKDDSVSVIDSFSDPRIIKIFKKNGGQASAFNAGFEASRGDIIAFLDSDDWWMPHKLETIVKWDRLLDGNYAFLQHMVDVWEDGKVSPLYPTLYSGNILNHYIEKREPVHFVGTSGLCFRREILNKVMPVPPQFRISADGFLTRASIFFGNVVSIPESLGYYRKHSNAVFGNTDHNRNNFRENILFPLLNEFYKKECIDYRFGEQMLPKNTEAVFYPAFLRLMLKLRLDKITETYPRIAIFGAGRHTEWLSEFIPDYKKEHIAAVLDDYPDETKIFWGLTPVKASEWNAAQADAIILSSDCKQDFFAKRCKELYGDSLPLLDLYDGLSQGPYPK